From the Corythoichthys intestinalis isolate RoL2023-P3 chromosome 13, ASM3026506v1, whole genome shotgun sequence genome, one window contains:
- the LOC130928953 gene encoding gastrula zinc finger protein XlCGF26.1-like: protein MKDEKESVPIQGFSKYLGPDAQQLKREVQVPIKKEEVELPYVKEEDNITMSTGEPLNGEDSPSEVSRGTEPPSGGSSSSTEGLQTQIFIPPSNRNGAMSHSPCKDDHGHKKSHRDGQLCKCSLCGKTFANNSNYRMHMRSHTGEKPFSCSVCGKRFTRKSNFDRHTRTHTGEKPFSCSVCGHTFTEKKNLQTHTRTHTGEKPFSCSVCGQGFSHKGTLKFHTRTHTGEKPFSCSVCGQGFTKIPHLKSHTRTHTGEKPFSCSVCGQGFSHKSTLKSHTRTHTGEKPFSCSVCGQGFSHKGTLKSHTRTHTGEKPFSCSVCGQGFTQIPYLKAHTRTHTGEKPFSCSDCGQGFSETSALKAHTRTHTGEKPFSCSVCGQGFSHKGTLKSHTRTHTGEKPFSCSVCGQGFTHKGTLKSHTRTHTGEKPFSCSVCGQGFSHKGTLKSHTRTHTGEKPFSCSVCGQGFTLVHHLKGHTRTHTGEKPFSCSVCGKKFAHMDRTKRHVCIGVKSSGQ, encoded by the exons ATGAAGGATGAGAAAGAGTCCGTACCCATTCAAG gtttcagcAAATATCTTGGTCCTGACGCTCAACAACTAAAGAGAGAAGTACAAgttccaatcaaaaaggaggaggtagagctgccatatgtaaaagaGGAGGACAATATCACCATGTCGACCGGTGAGCCCTTGAATGGCGAGGATAGTCCGAGTGAGGTCAGCAGAGGGACGGAGCCTCCAAGCGGCGgcagcagcagctcaacagaaggaTTGCAAACACAGATTTTCATCCCACCATCAAACAGAAATGGTGCCATGTCACACTCACCTTGCAAGGATGATCATGGTCATAAGAAATCTCACCGTGACGGCCAACTCTGCAAATGCTCTCTgtgtgggaaaacctttgctaATAACTCTAATTATCGTATGCATATGAGGAGCCACaccggtgaaaaacctttttcctgctcagtttgtgggaaAAGATTCACTCGGAAGAGCAACTTTGacagacacacaagaacccacactggtgaaaaacctttttcctgctcagtttgtggtcacactttcactgaaaagaaaaacttacaaacacacacaagaacccacactggtgaaaaacctttttcctgctcagtttgtggtcaaggattcagccATAAGGGTACCTTAAAAttccacacaagaacccacactggtgaaaaacctttttcatgctcagtttgtggccaaGGATTCACTAAAATTCCCCACTTAAAAtcccacacaagaacccacactggtgaaaaacctttttcctgctcagtttgtggtcaaggattcagccATAAGAGTACCTTAAAAtcccacacaagaacccacactggtgaaaaacctttttcctgctcagtttgtggtcaaggattcagccATAAGGGTACCTTAAAAtcccacacaagaacccacactggtgaaaaacctttttcctgctcagtttgtggccaaGGATTCACGCAAATTCCCTACTTAAAagcacacacaagaacccacactggtgaaaaacctttttcctgctcagattgtggtcaaggatttagTGAGACGAGTGCCTTAAAAgcccacacaagaacccacactggtgaaaaacctttttcctgctcagtttgtggtcaagggttCAGCCATAAGGGTACCTTAAAAtcccacacaagaacccacactggtgaaaaacctttttcctgctcagtttgtggccaaGGATTCACCCATAAGGGTACCTTAAAAtcccacacaagaacccacactggtgaaaaacctttttcctgctcagtttgtggtcaaggattcagccATAAGGGTACCTTAAAAtcccacacaagaacccacactggtgaaaaacctttttcctgctcagtttgtggccaaGGATTCACTCTAGTTCACCACTTAAaaggacacacaagaacccacactggtgaaaaacctttttcctgctcagtttgtggtaaaaaatttGCTCACATGGATCGGACTAAAAGACATGTGTGTATTGGTGTGAAAAGCAGTGGCCAATGA